ATTACGAGAAGTTTTATTTTGCGCCTGGAGATTTAGGTTTTGCCGCCTTCGATACCCGCTTTGCCCGCGTCGGTCCGTTGGTGTGTTGGGACCAATGGTATCCGGAAGCCGCCCGGCTCACCTCGTTGCGCGGCGCACAAATCCTGTTTTACCCCACGGCCATCGGCTGGCTGCACGCGGAAAAAGCGGAATACGGCGTCAGCCAGCACGCCGCCTGGGAAACCATGATGCGCAGCCACGCCATCGCCAATGGCCTGTTCGTCGTGGCCGTCAACCGTGTGGGAACCGAAGGCGGCATCGAGTTTTGGGGCGCATCATTCGTGGCCGATCCTAACGGCAACATCCTGGCCCGCGCCACCCACGATCGAGAAGAAACATTGATCGTGGAGTGCGATTTAAGCCGCATCGACGTCGTCCGCACCCATTGGCCGTTCCTCCGCGACCGCCGGATCGACGCCTATGGCGACATCACCCGCCGCTACGTGGATTGAACACCACGCACACAAAATGAACAGCGATCCACGCCCCTCGCCCCTCGCCCCCCGCGCCTCGCCTCTCTCCCCTGCTGAAGTCCCCGCCGCACTTGGCTACCGCATGCCCGCCGAATG
This genomic interval from Pirellulales bacterium contains the following:
- a CDS encoding carbon-nitrogen hydrolase encodes the protein MNAANQSSVSASGNLSPASHVNVALVQMNCVAAKQKNVDKALARIAEAAAAGANVVCLQELFQGLYPCQSEDHARFEEAEPIPGPTSEALAAAAKKHGVAIIGSLFERRAAGVYHNTAVVFDADGRTAGVYRKMHIPDDPNYYEKFYFAPGDLGFAAFDTRFARVGPLVCWDQWYPEAARLTSLRGAQILFYPTAIGWLHAEKAEYGVSQHAAWETMMRSHAIANGLFVVAVNRVGTEGGIEFWGASFVADPNGNILARATHDREETLIVECDLSRIDVVRTHWPFLRDRRIDAYGDITRRYVD